A window of the Streptomyces sp. NBC_00250 genome harbors these coding sequences:
- a CDS encoding LLM class flavin-dependent oxidoreductase, whose protein sequence is MPRTALRLAVEIDGDGAHPAAWRRAAHSPGELLTPRRSARVAAVAENAGFTLVTLEDSILPPGSGADPVGRIGAVERAAFVAASTSVLGVAPVLATTYAEPFHVSSQLASLDHVSAGRAGWVVGVEEDPAAARAWGRPPVEGADALAREARDGLRVVRDLWDSWEDDAVIRSVATSRYLDRSRLHSIDFTGETYSVKGPSIVPRPPQGRPVVLARHGTVPAELTDVALVGGTTATEAGDAAAAARSDGGPPLAFAEIEVALDTPGGTARERIADLERYAPWTARPDRLRYTGPASGLVSLLAELSGRVDGVRLRPLVLDEDLAVLSRLVLPELFLRRIAARPLPGATLRASLGLTRPLSRFTTDITAAPVREETR, encoded by the coding sequence CTCCCCCGGCGAGCTGCTGACCCCGCGTCGGTCGGCCCGGGTGGCGGCCGTCGCCGAGAACGCCGGGTTCACCCTGGTCACCCTGGAGGACTCGATCCTGCCGCCGGGTTCCGGTGCCGATCCGGTGGGACGGATCGGCGCGGTGGAACGGGCCGCGTTCGTGGCCGCGTCGACGAGCGTCCTCGGGGTGGCGCCGGTTCTGGCGACCACCTACGCCGAGCCGTTCCACGTCTCCTCGCAGCTCGCCTCGCTCGACCATGTCTCGGCCGGCCGGGCCGGCTGGGTGGTGGGAGTCGAGGAGGACCCCGCCGCCGCCCGCGCGTGGGGGCGGCCACCCGTCGAAGGAGCCGACGCGCTGGCCCGCGAGGCCCGCGACGGTCTCCGGGTCGTACGGGACCTGTGGGACTCCTGGGAGGACGACGCGGTGATCCGGTCGGTGGCGACCAGCCGCTATCTGGACCGGTCGCGGCTCCATTCCATCGACTTCACCGGTGAGACGTACTCCGTGAAGGGCCCGTCGATCGTGCCGCGCCCGCCGCAGGGGCGGCCCGTGGTCCTCGCCCGCCACGGGACCGTACCGGCCGAGCTGACCGATGTGGCGCTGGTCGGCGGTACCACCGCCACCGAGGCCGGCGACGCCGCCGCTGCCGCGCGGTCCGACGGCGGTCCGCCGCTCGCCTTCGCCGAGATCGAAGTGGCCCTCGACACCCCGGGCGGGACGGCGCGGGAGCGGATCGCCGACCTGGAGCGGTACGCCCCGTGGACGGCCCGCCCGGACCGGCTGCGCTACACCGGTCCCGCGTCGGGACTGGTGTCCCTGCTCGCCGAGTTGAGCGGCCGCGTCGACGGGGTGCGGCTGCGTCCCCTCGTCCTCGACGAGGACCTCGCCGTGCTCTCCCGGCTCGTGCTGCCCGAGCTCTTCCTCCGGCGGATCGCGGCCCGGCCGCTGCCGGGCGCCACCCTGCGTGCCTCCTTGGGCCTCACCCGGCCCCTCAGCCGCTTCACGACGGACATCACCGCCGCGCCCGTACGGGAGGAGACCCGATGA
- a CDS encoding NtaA/DmoA family FMN-dependent monooxygenase (This protein belongs to a clade of FMN-dependent monooxygenases, within a broader family of flavin-dependent oxidoreductases, the luciferase-like monooxygenase (LMM) family, some of whose members use coenzyme F420 rather than FMN.): MTRTDPTDVPRPDARLHFGVFFQGVNHWTIWSDPSSGSQIAPASFLRLARTAERGLFDAFFLGDGLRLRESEGGIHELDVAGRPDSITQLSALAAATERIGLVSTSNTTFNEPGDLARRLAGLDLLSGGRAGWNVVTTHNAWTGENFRRGGFLDHADRYRRAEEFLAVARAVWNGWAEGAVAGSVDARSWSVPDAVGRVRAKGTQFDVDLAPTLPRSAQGHPVIFQAGDSGEGRDFAARHADVVFSAHGTDFDDALAFAEDIRGRLRAAGRPEDALRILPGTEIVIGATEKEAEEKARWVRLEQVTPAVALGIASRLWGFDLSGRDADGPLPAEEPVVARDTGTFGTRWVDDPRAVVAEWRAKAGANGWSLRETVIELGPQRGHVGTPAGLAEKFARFVRHGAVDGFNVSPYLVPDGLDDIVELLVPELQERGVYRSAYSGTTLREHLGLAPVV, translated from the coding sequence ATGACCCGCACCGATCCCACCGATGTCCCCCGCCCGGACGCCCGGCTGCACTTCGGGGTGTTCTTCCAGGGCGTCAACCACTGGACGATCTGGTCGGACCCGTCGAGCGGTTCGCAGATCGCCCCGGCCTCCTTCCTCCGCCTGGCGCGGACCGCCGAACGCGGGCTCTTCGACGCCTTCTTCCTCGGGGACGGTCTGCGGCTGCGCGAGTCGGAGGGCGGCATCCACGAGCTGGACGTCGCCGGCCGGCCCGACTCGATCACCCAGCTGTCGGCGCTGGCCGCCGCGACCGAACGGATCGGCCTCGTCTCGACCTCCAACACCACCTTCAACGAGCCGGGCGACCTCGCCCGTCGGCTCGCCGGTCTGGATCTGCTCTCCGGCGGCCGGGCCGGCTGGAACGTGGTGACCACGCACAATGCCTGGACCGGGGAGAACTTCCGGCGCGGCGGCTTCCTCGACCACGCCGACCGCTATCGGCGCGCCGAGGAGTTCCTGGCCGTGGCGCGCGCCGTGTGGAACGGCTGGGCGGAGGGCGCGGTGGCCGGGTCCGTCGACGCGCGTTCCTGGTCGGTGCCGGACGCGGTGGGACGCGTCCGCGCGAAGGGGACCCAGTTCGACGTCGACCTGGCCCCGACACTGCCGCGCAGCGCCCAGGGACACCCGGTGATCTTCCAGGCGGGGGACTCCGGGGAGGGCCGGGACTTCGCGGCCCGTCACGCGGACGTGGTGTTCTCGGCGCACGGCACGGACTTCGACGACGCGCTCGCCTTCGCCGAGGACATCCGGGGCAGACTGCGGGCGGCCGGCAGGCCCGAGGACGCGCTGAGGATCCTGCCGGGTACGGAGATCGTCATCGGGGCGACCGAGAAGGAGGCGGAGGAGAAGGCCCGCTGGGTCCGCCTCGAACAGGTCACTCCGGCGGTGGCCCTCGGCATCGCGAGCCGCCTGTGGGGCTTCGACCTCTCGGGCCGGGACGCCGACGGGCCGCTGCCCGCCGAGGAGCCCGTGGTCGCCCGGGACACGGGGACGTTCGGGACGCGCTGGGTGGACGATCCCCGGGCGGTGGTGGCCGAGTGGCGGGCGAAGGCCGGGGCCAACGGCTGGTCGCTGCGCGAGACGGTCATCGAGCTCGGTCCGCAGCGCGGCCATGTCGGTACCCCGGCAGGGCTCGCCGAGAAGTTCGCCCGGTTCGTCCGGCACGGGGCCGTCGACGGCTTCAACGTCTCGCCGTATCTGGTTCCGGACGGTCTCGACGACATCGTGGAGCTGCTGGTGCCGGAGCTCCAGGAGCGGGGCGTGTACCGGTCGGCGTACTCGGGCACGACGCTCCGGGAGCATCTGGGGCTCGCCCCGGTGGTGTGA
- a CDS encoding CocE/NonD family hydrolase: MPQENPFTTGSSEHFPGFPDVTAALTAAETSRITGRGLWAADGTVDPGAVRLGQTLANALLRETTDSPDGTDGADALLPAELAAVVEEVRGLALPAYHRIEGAAESEGSTEHVRLSAFSLRQLGPGPHPLVVVPAGWTPFGWPLFLWSYLVLARKGYHVLAYTPRGLGIPGLPSTSSGLIDVAGPHDWADGSAVIDFAVDHFAPSVVGFMGESYGSGISQLVAAHDDRVAAVVALSTWGNLATSLYDNKTRHLAAVKALLALTGGLPENKFDEENQRILADFQADRNLEPDVVDWGRLRAPESYLTLTNDNGTPTFFSNTWHESLFAVNQTLETFNGLDVPKRLNMWIGDHAAPEGPALLGPPTTPGEVNLPMAEAYAWLDHHLKGERNGVEDWPEVCNQVMFTYVTEPVLDPDTGEPTGDNRIVTPARRETSPGWSEVTRGTEVFGLTGDGAAGTDGRLVPVGGEEPAAEETGWRRAFLAGVDTEATAMDQIMKTGQAEWKGNPKIYDTRKIDRRHAVAWTTEPLVSPDGEAGTGRRVRGIPRLRLTVRSTATSASLYAHLLDVAEDDTARIISHEPLNVYGLTPDQDTTVTWNLQAAAYDIASGHRLMLVVDSKDPLYGDASVTWTQTVIGSPEDEPSRLELPLG, from the coding sequence GTGCCCCAGGAGAACCCCTTCACCACCGGCTCGTCCGAACACTTCCCCGGTTTCCCGGACGTCACGGCGGCCCTGACCGCCGCCGAGACCTCCCGGATCACCGGACGCGGCCTCTGGGCCGCCGACGGAACGGTGGACCCAGGCGCCGTCCGGCTCGGCCAGACCCTCGCCAACGCACTCCTGAGGGAGACGACCGACAGTCCGGACGGCACCGACGGTGCCGACGCGCTGCTCCCCGCCGAACTCGCAGCGGTCGTCGAGGAGGTGCGCGGCCTGGCGCTGCCCGCCTACCACCGCATCGAAGGGGCCGCGGAGAGCGAGGGGTCCACGGAGCACGTCCGCCTCTCCGCCTTCAGCCTCCGGCAGCTCGGCCCCGGCCCGCACCCGCTCGTCGTCGTCCCGGCGGGCTGGACCCCCTTCGGCTGGCCGCTGTTCCTCTGGTCGTACCTCGTCCTCGCCCGCAAGGGCTACCACGTCCTCGCCTACACCCCCCGAGGGCTCGGCATCCCCGGCCTGCCCTCCACCTCCAGCGGCCTCATCGACGTCGCCGGACCCCACGACTGGGCCGACGGATCCGCCGTCATCGACTTCGCCGTCGACCACTTCGCCCCGAGCGTCGTCGGCTTCATGGGAGAGTCCTACGGCTCCGGCATCAGCCAGCTCGTCGCCGCCCACGACGACCGGGTCGCCGCCGTCGTCGCCCTCAGCACCTGGGGCAACCTCGCGACCAGCCTGTACGACAACAAGACGCGCCACCTCGCGGCGGTGAAGGCCCTCCTGGCCCTCACCGGCGGGCTGCCGGAGAACAAGTTCGACGAGGAGAACCAGCGGATCCTCGCCGACTTCCAGGCCGACCGGAACCTGGAACCCGACGTCGTCGACTGGGGCCGGCTGCGCGCCCCCGAGTCGTACCTCACGCTCACCAACGACAACGGCACGCCCACCTTCTTCTCCAACACCTGGCACGAGAGCCTCTTCGCGGTCAACCAGACCCTGGAGACCTTCAACGGCCTCGACGTGCCCAAGCGGCTCAACATGTGGATCGGCGACCACGCCGCCCCCGAGGGCCCCGCTCTCCTCGGCCCGCCCACCACCCCGGGTGAGGTCAACCTCCCCATGGCGGAGGCGTACGCCTGGCTCGACCACCACCTCAAGGGCGAGCGCAACGGGGTGGAGGACTGGCCCGAGGTCTGCAACCAGGTGATGTTCACGTACGTCACGGAACCGGTCCTGGACCCGGACACCGGCGAACCGACCGGCGACAACAGGATCGTGACGCCCGCCCGCCGCGAGACCAGCCCCGGCTGGAGCGAGGTCACCCGCGGCACCGAGGTGTTCGGCCTCACCGGCGACGGCGCGGCCGGCACCGACGGCCGCCTCGTCCCCGTCGGAGGCGAGGAGCCCGCAGCGGAGGAGACCGGCTGGCGGCGCGCCTTCCTCGCGGGCGTCGACACCGAGGCCACCGCCATGGACCAGATCATGAAGACCGGTCAGGCGGAGTGGAAGGGCAACCCCAAGATCTACGACACCCGCAAGATCGACCGCCGTCACGCGGTCGCCTGGACGACGGAACCGCTCGTCTCGCCCGACGGGGAGGCGGGGACCGGCCGCCGAGTCCGGGGCATCCCGCGGCTGCGCCTCACGGTCCGCTCCACCGCGACCTCCGCGAGCCTCTACGCCCACCTCCTGGACGTCGCCGAGGACGACACGGCCCGGATCATCAGCCATGAGCCGCTCAACGTGTACGGCCTGACGCCCGACCAGGACACCACCGTCACCTGGAACCTCCAGGCCGCCGCGTACGACATCGCCTCCGGACACCGGCTGATGCTGGTCGTCGACAGCAAGGACCCGCTGTACGGCGACGCCTCCGTCACCTGGACGCAGACCGTCATCGGCTCCCCGGAGGACGAACCGTCCCGCCTGGAACTGCCTCTCGGCTGA
- a CDS encoding PP2C family protein-serine/threonine phosphatase — protein MPAGQRGRPDAPARTQFNLGRALPFLVLVVAFVADLFTPDRDRFDRLLVAAPALAAVTWSVRGTIGIGLLAIGARALLSVIRGEFPATPELVTNLIVIAGVTAASAWVSHVRTRYEQDMQELTAVAEVVQRVVLRPLPAHLGRYDLNLLYVAAAAKARIGGDFYEAVRVPGAVRIMLGDVQGKGLGAVETASVLLGSFRAAVNDAPDLAVLADRLDEGLARYGAWDPDSDAAERFATVVLVELPDGEDIARLLSCGHPAPLLQRGSEVESVHFADPSLPVNLAGLADSRHRIEEVAFGPGDRLLLYTDGVSETRDRAGTFYPLELRLRGWAREPAKELPALLHKDLVHYGADSLDDDVAALLVVFPPEAR, from the coding sequence ATGCCAGCAGGTCAGCGGGGCCGTCCCGACGCACCGGCGCGCACCCAGTTCAACCTCGGTCGCGCGCTGCCGTTCCTGGTCCTGGTCGTGGCGTTCGTCGCGGATCTGTTCACCCCCGACCGGGATCGTTTCGACCGGCTGCTCGTCGCCGCGCCCGCGCTCGCCGCCGTCACCTGGAGCGTGCGCGGGACGATCGGCATCGGGCTGCTCGCCATCGGCGCCCGGGCGCTGCTCAGCGTCATCAGGGGTGAGTTCCCCGCGACCCCCGAACTCGTCACGAACCTGATCGTGATCGCCGGCGTCACCGCCGCCTCGGCCTGGGTCAGCCACGTCCGCACCCGCTACGAGCAGGACATGCAGGAACTCACCGCCGTCGCCGAGGTGGTGCAGCGTGTCGTGCTGCGCCCGCTCCCCGCCCACCTCGGCCGCTACGACCTGAATCTGCTGTACGTGGCCGCCGCCGCGAAGGCCAGGATCGGCGGTGACTTCTACGAGGCCGTACGGGTCCCCGGCGCCGTGCGGATCATGCTCGGCGACGTCCAGGGCAAGGGCCTCGGCGCCGTCGAGACCGCCTCCGTGCTGCTCGGCTCCTTCCGCGCCGCCGTCAACGACGCCCCCGACCTGGCCGTCCTCGCCGACCGGCTCGACGAGGGCCTCGCCCGCTACGGAGCCTGGGACCCCGACTCCGACGCCGCCGAACGCTTCGCCACGGTCGTCCTGGTGGAACTCCCCGACGGCGAGGACATCGCACGGCTCCTCAGCTGCGGCCACCCCGCCCCGCTGCTCCAGCGCGGCAGCGAGGTCGAGTCCGTGCACTTCGCCGACCCCTCACTGCCCGTCAACCTCGCGGGCCTGGCCGACTCCCGCCACCGCATCGAGGAGGTGGCCTTCGGCCCCGGGGACCGGCTGCTCCTCTACACCGACGGCGTCAGCGAGACCCGCGACAGGGCCGGCACCTTCTACCCGCTCGAACTGCGCCTGCGCGGCTGGGCACGGGAACCGGCCAAGGAGCTGCCGGCACTCCTCCACAAGGACCTCGTCCACTACGGCGCCGACAGCCTCGACGACGACGTCGCCGCCCTGCTCGTGGTGTTTCCTCCCGAAGCACGCTGA
- a CDS encoding MFS transporter, with the protein MTARRAPVLACSVVGAAVVALDGTVLTVAQPALQRDLHADVDQVQWTSTGYLVAVASLLVFAGRLGDRYGHRRVFAVGALGFAAASTGIALAPGIGTVIVLRVLQGVFGALLQPATLGMLRTAFPPERLGTPIAVRTAAIGLAAAAGPLVGGALVSAYGWRSVFLLGVPPTLAIGLLALATRERPTEPSASRGAGPHLQHTEPSPSRGAGPAPRPAATGLSALDPAGALLLAVTLGLLVHGLVEAARPGGAPTGLLAVAGAVAVGFAFARHERRVARPLLPPELLRSVPVVAGLAVLLAASAALFGSLFVATYFLQDVQGLDPLDCALRVLPLAVLMVLGAPLCPPLQRRFGPRSTATAGAVLLTLGVLLLSRLDATAGATVVGISAALLGAGFVTLMVTATSVVVHRAPEAHAGVAGGLQQTAMNIGPALGVAAATLLLALVPHGGFVPVRGAALPALAVIAALAVPAALALPGGTDRPRTRRGPTPPRTGRGACVRS; encoded by the coding sequence GTGACCGCGCGCCGCGCCCCCGTCCTCGCGTGCAGCGTCGTCGGCGCCGCCGTCGTCGCCCTCGACGGCACCGTCCTCACCGTCGCCCAGCCCGCCCTGCAGCGCGATCTGCACGCCGATGTGGACCAGGTCCAGTGGACCAGCACCGGATACCTCGTCGCCGTCGCGAGCCTCCTGGTCTTCGCCGGACGGCTCGGCGACCGCTACGGCCACCGCCGGGTCTTCGCCGTCGGCGCACTCGGCTTCGCGGCCGCCTCCACCGGAATCGCCCTGGCCCCCGGCATCGGCACCGTGATCGTGCTCCGGGTGCTCCAGGGAGTGTTCGGGGCGCTCCTCCAGCCCGCCACGCTCGGCATGCTCCGGACCGCCTTCCCGCCGGAGCGGCTCGGCACCCCCATCGCCGTGCGCACCGCCGCCATCGGTCTCGCGGCCGCGGCGGGCCCGCTCGTCGGAGGCGCGCTGGTCTCCGCGTACGGCTGGCGCTCGGTCTTCCTCCTCGGCGTCCCCCCGACCCTCGCGATCGGCCTGCTCGCCCTGGCCACCCGCGAACGACCCACCGAGCCGAGCGCTTCCCGCGGAGCGGGTCCCCACCTGCAGCACACCGAGCCCAGTCCTTCCCGCGGAGCGGGTCCCGCCCCGCGGCCCGCCGCCACCGGCCTCTCCGCGCTCGACCCCGCCGGTGCTCTGCTGCTCGCCGTCACGCTGGGGCTGCTCGTCCACGGGCTCGTCGAGGCCGCCCGTCCCGGCGGCGCCCCCACCGGCCTGCTCGCCGTCGCCGGGGCCGTCGCCGTCGGGTTCGCCTTCGCCCGCCACGAGCGTCGCGTCGCGCGCCCCCTCCTGCCCCCGGAGCTGCTCCGGAGCGTGCCCGTCGTCGCCGGCCTCGCCGTCCTGCTCGCCGCCTCCGCCGCGCTCTTCGGCTCGCTCTTCGTGGCCACCTACTTCCTCCAGGACGTCCAGGGACTCGACCCCCTCGACTGTGCCCTGCGCGTCCTCCCGCTCGCCGTCCTCATGGTGCTCGGCGCACCGCTCTGCCCACCGCTCCAGCGCCGGTTCGGCCCCCGGAGTACGGCGACCGCCGGCGCGGTCCTGCTCACCCTCGGCGTACTGCTCCTCTCCCGGCTCGACGCCACGGCCGGAGCCACCGTCGTCGGGATCAGCGCCGCACTCCTGGGCGCCGGGTTCGTCACCCTGATGGTCACCGCGACCTCGGTCGTCGTGCACCGCGCGCCCGAGGCCCACGCGGGGGTCGCCGGCGGTCTCCAGCAGACCGCGATGAACATCGGCCCGGCGCTCGGCGTCGCCGCCGCGACCCTTCTGCTCGCCCTCGTGCCGCACGGCGGCTTCGTACCGGTCCGTGGTGCCGCCCTCCCGGCCCTCGCCGTGATCGCCGCTCTCGCCGTCCCGGCCGCGCTCGCCCTGCCCGGCGGCACGGACCGGCCGCGGACACGCCGAGGACCGACGCCACCCCGGACCGGACGCGGCGCGTGCGTACGATCATGA
- a CDS encoding TetR/AcrR family transcriptional regulator produces the protein MREETEDHQIPASDGGDRSDGGLRERLVRVGVELVNAEGAQALSLREIARRAGVSHGAPRRYFPTHLELLSAIARQGFTELAARVTAEDRETAAPRERIAVLARVYLDYAGTRRGMYELMFRHDLLESGSLGLRETSLPLFARLTELVARVRPSAADPTVLAGALWANLHGIAQLWHWGSLRLATGGDDPAPLLAAALDAHLGPARQAP, from the coding sequence ATGCGTGAGGAAACCGAAGATCACCAGATACCCGCGAGCGACGGCGGCGACCGGAGCGACGGCGGGCTGCGCGAGCGGCTCGTCCGCGTCGGCGTCGAGCTCGTGAACGCCGAAGGCGCCCAGGCCCTCTCGCTGCGCGAGATCGCCCGCCGCGCCGGCGTCTCCCACGGCGCCCCCCGCCGCTACTTCCCGACCCACCTCGAACTCCTGTCGGCCATCGCCCGCCAGGGCTTCACCGAACTGGCCGCCCGCGTCACCGCCGAGGACCGGGAGACGGCCGCGCCGCGCGAACGGATCGCGGTCCTCGCCCGCGTCTACCTCGACTACGCCGGCACCCGACGTGGCATGTACGAGCTGATGTTCCGACACGACCTGCTGGAGAGCGGCAGCCTCGGACTCCGGGAGACGAGCCTGCCGCTCTTCGCCCGCCTCACCGAACTCGTCGCCCGCGTCCGCCCCAGCGCCGCCGACCCCACCGTCCTCGCCGGCGCGCTCTGGGCCAACCTCCACGGCATCGCCCAGCTCTGGCACTGGGGCAGCCTCCGGCTCGCGACCGGCGGCGACGACCCCGCCCCGCTCCTGGCGGCCGCCCTCGACGCGCACCTCGGTCCCGCAAGGCAGGCCCCGTGA